One genomic window of Bactrocera dorsalis isolate Fly_Bdor chromosome 4, ASM2337382v1, whole genome shotgun sequence includes the following:
- the LOC105232175 gene encoding trigger factor has protein sequence MPVSTCSGGSCTISRPKKSTTTKSKPKSTTTSAKKTTTKKTTAKKSTTKPKTTTTKAKSTASKTKKSTTTTRKSTTGAKSKTAARKKTTTRRRDDSYYSCSSGGCY, from the exons ATGCCCGTATCCACATGTTCAGGGGGCTCGTGCACAATttcgagaccaaaaaaatccaCAACAACTAAGTCTAAACCAAAATCGACAACCACAAGCGCCAAGAAGACTACCACTAAAAAGACTACGGCCAAGAAATCGACAACCAAACCTAAGACCACCACAACAAAGGCCAAATCAACAGCTAGTAAGACGAAGAAATCGACAACAACGACAAGGAAGTCAACAACTGGTGCAAAGTCGAAAACAGCAGCGCGGAAAAAGACAACGACACGCCGACGGGACGACAGTTATT ATAGCTGTAGTTCCGGTGGTTGTTACTAA
- the LOC105232176 gene encoding 39S ribosomal protein L33, mitochondrial, with product MRLTEVLFKKVKSKRIMVLMESVVSGHQFNMFRDRLADKLELLRFDPYIQKECIYRERKRIRSA from the exons ATGCGTCTAACTGAggtattattcaaaaaagtgaaaagcaa ACGCATCATGGTGCTGATGGAGAGCGTGGTTAGTGGTCATCAGTTCAATATGTTCCGTGATCGTTTAGCAGATAAACTGGAGTTGCTGCGTTTCGATCCATATA TACAAAAGGAGTGCATCTACCGCGAACGCAAGAGGATACGCAGCGCTTAG